The window CTGATCTGGAAGAACTTGAACATCTAATGAAGCCGAACCATTTTTTGAAGTGGCCATAGACCACATTATCGAGTAGAATTGAACTGGACAGTTACCTCTCTAAACCTACCTTTTGTGTAAAAAATGATAACCTTGTCCAACTTGTTAAGAGGTTTGCATATAAGGCTATGGATCGTAGAACTAGGATCTCATATGAGAACTTATCTATTAGCAGTTTGATTAATATGTAACGTTCTTGGTTTTcttcgaataaaaaaaaaaatccctcattTTTTATTAACGCACATCCCGTGTATGTCCATATATTTGTACTGATACTCTAGACATTATTGTGCACTCCCCCAACTACTGAAGAACAGatgatttaaattttaaaagttgTGAAAAATGAATAACTCTaatatattgtaattttttaaaacatcACCTTCAATTATTAGATGGATAATTATCATCATAATGACAAATAATTTTCCTAGTATttaaaaaacctttttttttttttttttttaatatttacatcaaaaaacttttgaaaataagacaagaaGTAATCAAAATAAGGTTACAACTATTGACATgtataaaattacaaaattagaAGGAGGACTTCAGCATAAGAATGTCCTGGACAATACACAAGATAGAAGGGGGGGAGATGCCGAGCCATCGAGCATGGGACAGACCCATTTGAACTATTAAAACCTAACCCACCACCGCAGGAGCAAGGGCTAGGTGATCCGAAGTAATCAGCTTAAGATGACCATCAGAATCAAGAATGGTGCACCTGACACCAAGAGCCCTAGGCAGCACACTTGGTGCCACATTCGAGATGAtggaaaaaatgctcatcaggGGTGGAGGTGTAGTCTCACCCAGAGGGTCCGACTCTTCGTAGCCCTAGAAGAGGCATAGATAATCAAGGTAACCTCATCAACCGACCTCACTTCCCTAttttggttacaacaagattcacctttaaaatttttattttgataaatatatcTCTTATTAGCAATTAATGGGACTGTCATGCAagttttctaacaaaaaaaaaaaaaattcatgcaaGTTTCTTTTAGACATTATTTGAAATATGATTTCCTTCCAATTgttggcctttttttttaaagtttgtaCTCTAATGCTATAAtcagaagaagggaaaaatatcTCAACATGCATGAGAAAGAAGTGAGCCGTGAGCAACCAAATTTTTTATCTTGATTAATCTTATGATTCTAGAAGATATCTGCAGATTTGTTCCATTAATATTTTAAAGGGTAGGGGGCGGCCGAACTATATTTCATGtgacaaaatatattttttttgtacacATGTGACAAAATATTTGGTGTTCAAATTCTAGTTTCAGGTAGGCATAGTTCATTAACCCTTATATCATATACAGAAGAATGTTGGATATACCGCTAGTTTTCTCGGAGCTAGTGGTTCAGCCAATGGAGGGATAAGATGGAAAAAGTATGAGAGTCATTcgaaagggagggagagagtgtGACACAAGTTGAACATCTTAGCAGTATGCCTagtctttttttatatatataaaatattagtCTAAATGAACTCTTCCATGTTAGGAGATCTTGGTGAAAATTGGATTAATAAGTTAAAATAAGATGGAATTAATTTTTGCAGTATAGTTAAaataagaaggggaaaaaaaaatcatagttcAATTATTTAAAAGGTGAAAGAACCCTATGGATATGGCACAGGAAATGCCAAATGTGCGGACCAATGAAGCACAAGCAAGAGCATCTTCAGTGTACACAGGGATGAAGGCAACGTGATCATTTCACACCTGCTATGTCTGAACATTTCTTGTGCCAGATTAATaagattctttttctcttatttgaaatatatataaaatatctaAGGAAAAATGGAGCTATGGCTAAATGACCAATTGCTTGTCAATTACAACTGGCCATGTAAACTACCCCAGCTGAATGAGGGTTTTTTGATACTTTAGCTATTTTAAAATAGAGAGAAATTATTACAAATACTtgaataaatacataattaaataataatatcctatataattaaataatatcCAATATCACATGGTCGTTCTTATTAAAAGGCAATGGGACAACCTGTTTATCTCAATCGCAGAATTCTTCTTAGCTTtgccgtgtgtttggttggcCATGTTACCAAACGTTGACTAATATTATTagtttaaaattatttatttattttacactGTTAGCTTACAAGAGTTTTGTTATGTACCAAGGAAGGAGGAACCACGGTTCCCATTAGGGTTGACTTTGTAGTCATTTGGCTCATGTGGTTAGTATTTGGgaattctattttttattttatttttttttagggaaaatggtATCTGTGGCCTGTGAGGAGTGGTCATGAACCTAGACAATTGTAGGGCGAAATGATAACTTGGCTTAtatgaatgaaaaatgatatctttatttgttttctcaTATGTTTTCATTAGTTCTCGCATAAACATAGGAACAaacaagttttccttcacctctttattttcatttgatAATACTTTCACCTGTTCTCTATTCATTGTATTTCATTTTGGAAGTTCAACAAATTAAAAAGTGAATAATTATGATTGGACCAAGTTCTCCAACACTCATAGTCGAAAGACTGTTCGGATGGTATCCATAGGATATCGCACAATAGTGGAGTGGGGAGGAGCGAGGTAATATTTTCTAGCATTCGTAAATAAGCGGTAAAGAAGTCTAGTCCTTGGTGGTTGTTCAATGGTTCCTTGATAAtgcagtgaaggaaaacttgaggAAAAGTTTTCTGTCATCGTGTGTGAAAGAAAAGTAAATGGCTGTACTTCTCTATCCCTTATAAACGAAATGTTGAAACTACTCTCCTACGTTGCATGATGCCCTATGGATGCCATTGGAACCCATCAGTCAAGAGATTGAATTTGGGTGTAGAAAAAATGGGTCAATAAAATTTGCACCATTCTCTTTCAAAGAAGTCAACTTTATACAAGTctgtaacttaaaaaaaaagttttataaTCTACCTCAAGGCATTAAAAAAAAGTCAGGACTCATAATATCTCTCCATTAAAGCCTTGTAAACCTTGGGATACATTACAGCTTTCAGAGCTATTGATCTTCAGAACCATATTGTAGTAGTATATCCgacttattttttgtttaatgaaaTATAAATTACATAGAAAAACTACAACAAAGGAAAAATCCTAGAAACCACTagcctcttctctctctctctctctctctttcttgtatCAATCACATAAACCTTATGTGGGCTtttgaaatattaaaaaaagtgACCAGAGCAGATCTGCCAAaggcttcttttctttcctttgaagCCTTCATTTTTTGGAAAGTTGAAAGTTGAGTTGCCCTAGGCAACTTCATTGTTCAGAAGTTAGAACCAAAGCAAACAAGATAGGGTTTATTCCTTCAGGCATGGATCGGCCCATGTGGCTCACCAAATCTGTCAACTGGATTGGCGTGTGGATCGGACCTGTTGGGTAGCCTACTTACTAGCCTATGTTTTTGTTTCACAAAAAAGAGAGTAGGGTAATTGATATTAGAGGTACTAATGggctttttctttttagttcaTCTTATTTTCCTGCTAACCTACAGCTAAGGGATATTCTCGACAAACTCAATCTACATTGTTTGGTTATAAAAGTCCAATCTGTTTCAAGTCAATTATGACATTTATTCTTACCAAGCATGAAAACCTTAAATATTCAATGGTATCCTATTGTGACATCGTGTGCATCTCTGAGTAGGGGTGTAAATGGATAGCTGAAAATTCGAATTTGATTTGTATTTCTATCTGTTTAGGGGtattcaaatccaaattcaaattgtccagaaaataattatccgatcaaattagataatcaattaataattttgagggttcttaaaGTTTAGACAGAGGATGAGGAAAAGAACTAAGACAACTTCGAAAGATGGATTGAGAAAAAGTTGTATTCATTGGGGGGAGGAGGAAGGTCCAGATTACACAAGTCAAAGATGTAAACAGATagtaaaaaatccaaatctgaTTCGTAAACATATTTGTGTAGAAGAATCCATATCCGATCAGGGAATATtttgatccatttacatccctaactCATGTTTAGAATCAAGAGGCTTTATGGTAAATAGAACGAAGATTGAATATTTGATGTGTCCCTTCAGCCAAACTGGTGGATGGGATGGAGTTGTGAAGCTTGGAGAACAAAAACTACCTTAGAGTGACTATTTTAAATAACCAGGATCCATCAATAGCAAAGAGAGTAATATAGAGGACGGTGTTGTCCACacaaaattaaagtgggatggacgaGATGGAGAGGTGCATTGGAAGTGTTATGTGACAAAAACGTGTCTATCAAACTCACGGGAAAATTCTTCCAGACAGTTATATGATCAGCTATGACCTATGGAGCGaagtgttgggcagtcaagaagagttATTTGAACAAACtgagtgtagcggagatgagaatgATGAGGATGCTGTGCAAAAATACCAaaagagatagagtaaggaatcaTCACATTAGAAGCAATGTAAGAGTCGCCCCAATCCAAGTCAAGTTCCGTGAGAactggttgaggtggtatggtcatgtccaacggagacctatggatgccccaataaggaagagtgaccagattcaATTGGATAGAGTTAGAAGAAGTAGGGGTAGGTtcaaaatgactattgatgaagtggtaagaaaagatatgcatatggtagGGTTAGATGTAGTATGACcacggatagagttttgtggaggacaaagaTTCGAGTTGCCGACCCCTTGtaggtaaggatgtgaatttgaaactgaaaccgtttaccaaaaccgaaccaatccgtttacactgaaaccgcaaaaccgtttagtaaatggtttgattctggtttcaagtttaaaaccAATTAGTTTAATGGGCTCGGTTAATTTTAACCGTTTAaaccgttggtttcaaaccgaattaacACCGTGAAAATTGAACCGTTTAATCCGTCAAACCTGATTCGACTAacccgtataacaattaaatatttggttgttttaataaaatataatggtttaatttagggaaaaattaaggaccatagaggttgtccaacattatattcaataatttactcgtattatgtagttatgtagttaaattcTTGcgtgttcaatgcctcatttaatttgatacaagattgaagtgtttatcaacaaaagcaaaatttagtaaacatgcgaataaactagcaaaccgattgccaaccgtttagaaactgtatggaataaatcgaggTCAAAACCGTAAAATtgacaccatttagaaaccgtggaactgaaaccgtttactaaacggttgctgtttcagaaagtgcaacagTTTAGTATATGGTgaggttttggtttcagccaaataaatgtgaaccaaatcgaaccgcaccatatgcattgaaatcgaaccgattaacacccttacttgTAGAGGATGTTCCTATGATGCTTTTACTTTTTACGTCTACCTACTATGTACCTCATCTTATCTTACCTATGTTGTCTCTTTATATCCCTATTTCTattttggatccatgtagccaaatcaaagaagaggttgtttccaaatTTCGAACTTGTGATCAACAAGTTACAATAATGTAATTTAACAGTTACGCTACATGCTAGAGCGTAGAGAAAAAactattaaaatgaaaaaaataaataaataaaaagagacaAAAATCAAGAAACAGGATTGAGATTACTTCATCATTTGACAACCAAGTGTGAAGACTGGAAGCTAATCAAGAGACTGCCTCTCATTGACATAAAATAGCTAAGGTATAGACACTTTAGAGAGATGATGAGGGAGAAGGTTTCTGCCTTTTGTTTGGAAcctgagaagagaaagagaagaccCGATCCATGGAAACCTCCCAATGTCTTCGGCTTCACATGTGATAGTGATTTCTATCTTTGCTGTCATTCGATCAACTAACTATGTATAACTCTCTTCCTTAATTTCTTCAATTCAGTTCCCATTGGTATACATATTATATGCTTCTAAATGTGTTCTTATTTTATCATCAATCTCATAATTATTCTCATTAATGGCTGATCCGTTCTCCGCTCCGGCCTTCTCGGCCTCGTTATATCTGatctcaactctcaactctcaactcgCAGCTCATCTCTGTGATCTCACCATCACCTactaatataataataaaaaaataattaaactcTAGTCAAATGGGATCGACCCCACCATTCGAATTTCAGTTATGGTGGGACCAGAACTAGCCTGGAAGAGTTCCATAGAAGAGATACGTAATGGTTCATAACTCTTGACTCATGACTCATGACCATGAAGTGCGCCGCAAATGAGCTTTCAGCCTTTAGTTTCGTCGGCGTCGTTGAACTTCGAGTCTTCCAGACTTCCACCCTGTTCatctccatttttattttcattttttaataaattaatttctctcttctttcttctctcttctttcttctctcttcttgtaACTTATTTAAGGTTTCGTAAACTTTCTTTAAGCCGCGTCCAGTTTCAACCTCACCTTACTTTCCTTCTCGCCCACTTCACTCAGCTGGTTCTAAGGTTTCTGTATAAGTAAAAAgactccttttcttcttcttaatttgGGTCTTGAGAGAGACAGGCAATGGCGGCTCTGCATTTATTTCTGGGAGCTTTGGCTTGTTTCAGTGTTGTTCTTGTGAGAGCAGAAGATCCTTACAGATTCTTCACTTGGGAGGTTACCTATGGAACCATATCTCCTCTTGGCGTTTCTCAAGAGGTTGGTTAATTTCCATGACAACAAGTCTCAAACCCTTTTTTGATTTTGGAAACCCactaatggatttttttttttttttaaatttatgttgCAGGGAATACTCATCAATGGGCAGTTTCCAGGTCCACAAATTGATTGTATCACTAATGATAACCTTGTCATTAACGTTTTTAACAAGCTTGATCAGCCTATCCTCTTTACGTGGTTTGATGTTTTGCAgctctttccatattttcttttcttttctggttttcaCAATTCACAATTCTTTCAAACTAAATCATGGAGATGCATCCATTGATAGAAGATCTCCCTTACCGTTGAATGTTGATGATGGCTGCTGAATCCCAAGCATGTGCTTTACCAATGTGTATAGCTACCTAATTAGAACCTGAAAGAAGCATTCATGGAGTCTGGGTCCTTCCCACATGGGATTCTACTTGTCACTTGTCATGGGGTATCCTTTGTGCGAGACCCATTTTTGGGTGAGGATGATCCCCATGTGGGAATAAGATCCATATTCCAAAGCAATTGTGCATTAAATGCTCTAATTAGTTGTTTTCGTCTAGATAAAGTTAATTAAAACCTTAAAAGGCTCTCGGAATATTGGCCCTCTTTCTTGTGGTGGTTTTTTCACATGGGATTTCATCGTTCGTTCATGAGATATTAGATCAAAAGTCAATGAGTCAAGATTTTCTTCTCATGTACTTCTGGGCGGGGATGATCCCACTGGGGAGAGAATCTAGCTTCTAAGTCAATGGTGCATTTAATGCCCTTAATTAGTGACTTGGATAACCCTTAAGCAGGGAGTTCCACATCTGGAAGTAAGGGTTCGTTTGATATCGTTTCTGTTTTAGAAACATCATTTtatgtcaaaaacaaaaatttcagtttctatgtaaaaacacagtttttaaacgaaaaaattgtgtttcaaaatttcagatttttattggaaattttttttttttggtaaaatggaacgaaactgggaagacggaactccatgtccaatctcattttttcagttttttttttcactttttgttccaaaaaaatagaaacagatcataagtgcaccaaacagaagattctgttttttcgttccaatagaacaaaaaaacttcagaaacgtttttttaaaacgataccaaacggagcctaactCCTCATGGGACTTGGCTTTGACTAGTGGTTTGGATACCCTTAAAATAATGGGATCCCACATGGGGAGATCACTCCTCTCGGGACTTGTAGTTATGGGCCTAAATAATATTAACTGAAGCCCAATAAAACATTACTACTTTTCCTCTCCCAATTTGTTTGAACTCACTGTGAATGATGTCTTAATTTGAAACTAGGCATGGAGTCaagcaaaggaaaaattcaTGGCAAGATGGAGTGCTTGGAACCAATTGCCCCATCCCTTCGAATTCGAACTTCACCTACCATTTCCAGGCAAAAGATCAGATTGGGACCTTCTCGTATTACCCATCAACTTTGATGCACAAAGCCGCCGGCGGCTTTGGGGGATTGAACATCTACAATAGGTCCGTGATAACAGTCCCATATCCCAACCCTGCTGCAGAGTATACTCTGCTTATAGGTGACTGGTACAATACCAGCCATAAGGTTAGTGATGCATATGATCACAATTTGGTTTCTCTTCTTTGTCCCTTGAATTCAAATGGGCTTGgtcttgggcttgggcttgggctgggGCTGGGCTGGGGGAAGCacatttagagaaaaaaaaaaattagtataaaTTTGCCAGCCTAAATGTGGATCATTTTTATCATGCTCTGCAGGTGCTACAACAAACTTTAGACTCAGGGAAGACTCTTTCTCTTCCTAATGCTATTCTTATAAATGGTCAGAAGagttcttcttcctttactGGTGATCAAGGTAAATAAGAAAGTGATTTGTAAAAATTAGTTTGAAAATGAAATGTTGTGATATGGTAAAAACATTTATGCATCTGCATTAAATTGAtgttttttcttgattttgttcAGGAAAGACTTACATGTTCAGGGTCTCAAATGTGGGTTTATCAACCTCATTCAACTTCAGGATTCAAGGCCATAAGTTGAAGTTGGTTGAATGTGAGAATTCTCATACTGCGCAAGAAATCTATGAATCTCTTGATGTGCATGTGGGGCAATCTGTGGCTGTCCTGGTAACCTTGGATCAGCCATCGAAGGACTATTTTATTGTCGCTTCATCCCGATTCACAAAGCCTATTTTTACTGCAACTGCAGTACTTCACTACTCTGACTCTAAGACTAAAGCTACAGGACCTTTGCCTGTTGGTCCTACTTATCATATTCACTGGTCTATGAAGCAAGCTAGGACTATTAGGTACATTATGTTAAGATTGCTACAAAACCAAACAGTTGCTTTTATCATCCTTTACCTCTAACTTTCATATTAGTAAGGTGGTCTAattattctcttcttttcattctttaaaGGTGGAATTTGACAGCAAATGCAGCCAGGCCTAACCCTCAAGGATCATACCATTATGGAACAATCTCAATTTCAAGGACAATCATATTGGCAAACTCAGCAACTAAGTTGAATGGAAAGCTACGATATGCCGTAAACAGGGTGTCCTATGTTAACCCAGATACTCCTTTGAAGCTCGCTGACTATTACAACATTTCGGGTGTCTATGATTTGAATACCATCCAGGACAAACCTACATCTGGCCCTACATACTTTGGCACCTCTGTCATAGGAACAACTCTCCATGATTTTGCCGAAATCGTCTTCCAAAACAATGAGAATACCATCCAATCTTGGCATCTTGATGGTTATGACTTCTGGACAGTTGGGTAAGCCTTTCTAcctgtttcttctttcttattacttttcttttccctctgttTTTTGCTGGTACCATAACTAGTAACTACTCTGTATACATGTCAAGAAGTGTGTACAGCTAGGAAGTCTTGCTTATAATTCATCAAAGGAAGTTCAACATTACTAAAACATCCCTTTAGGATTTCTTTTAAGTCTTACTATCTTCCCCTGAATTATATAGCTTTGGGTCAAAGCAATGGACACCGGCCATGAGGAAACGCTACAATCTATATGATGCTGTGGCCAGATACACTGTTCAGGTAACTGAAAGGGACTATTTATATTGAGCTTATGAACATATTCTTCCAAGCCCTATGTGTTAAGCAGGGTTTACCTTTTGCATTTGTTGAGCAACATTGTACAATCTTACACAAATGTTTGTACAGTGATTACATTAGCTTGACTGATATCTGTATTTATTTTCCTATAGGTGTATCCAAATTCTTGGAGTGCAATTCTGGTGTCTTTGGATAACAAGGGTATGTGGAACTTAAGATCTCAAATTTGGGCTAGACAGTATCTTGGACAACAATTGTATATCAGAGTCTGGAACAATGAACAAAGCTATTATACAGAGTATGATATCCCTCAAAATGCAATCCTTTGCGGCAGAGCTACAGGTCGACGAATATAGAAAGCCCATCCTATGTAATTTGtgggttccccccccccccccccttttcaaaattgaaatcttTGTAGTTACATAGTCACGAGGGTGTGACtattagaaaagaaatgaagagtAAGATCAGAGGAGATGCCTTTAGTTATCCATTGTATTGAGATTTCTTCTTAGTAGTAATCACAATAACCATTTTCATAATTGTTCTCTCCAATGGTTCTTCTGTAATCTACTTCAAACCTTAAAGGACTTCTGATAAGCACAGTCAGACAAGATAGTTTATATACACAAGCAATGCCAGTGTTTAGGCACTGAATGGCAGTGGGATATGAATGGGCTTTGGAGGTGCATCCTATACTAGATTTTGGGTCTTTCCTTAAGAAAATGTAGGTGATATTGAAGATGTAATTTGCTATTTGTTACCAAGAAATCACATTGTTCTATGTTACAAGGACAAGAAAAATGGGAGGTGCAACTCAGAACAGAGGAGGGAAAACAATATAAACAATGCCCCTACTAACTGGAAAAATGTTTTCTCTGCTCTTTTTCTGTTGCTTGATGCCTGGCATTGTACTATTGTTTCCTACATGCATACCCGTTAGCATTTCATTTGTGTTGAAAATAATCAATGTGTAATTTCATCTTTCTGAGCTGATACTTGATAAGAGGCAATGGTTCAATATGTGCATGGGCAAAGAGTGAGGGGAGGGTGCAACATGGGACCCAAAAATCTTGAGCCCGCCCAAAAAATTTTGGGCTTGACCTGGGTGTTTCAACCCGTGGGCTGGCTTGGGCTAGAAACACTAGCCTGGTCAGACTGGGCTGGTTTTCGGATTAAGGTCTCGAGCCAGGTATAGCCCCAACCTAGCCCAGCTTGACTCTAagctacacacacacacaagcccCTGTGAAATACAAAATACCTGCCCCTGTGCTAGTGCAGGGCCACGTGACCAGGTAGTATTCTTCTTCCCTATGTACAAATGCCAATGTAGCCCACGAGATGtatgaaattgtacgagattgtTCTAATACGTGACCTATTGAGCCATATTGAGTGGTACTTTAGATAGATTTCTTATTTCCTTAAGTTAAATATAGGTTTTCCCTTGACTCTGGGTGAAGGAAAACCCGGTCCTTAAAATTATATAGGATGTTTCAGCTTTATTCAAAGCCCAAACCTGGTTCAGCCTGTCCCCCTTAATATTGGGCTGCAGACATTCAAGGATAAGTTACTTGGGCTGGGCTTGGGC is drawn from Macadamia integrifolia cultivar HAES 741 chromosome 7, SCU_Mint_v3, whole genome shotgun sequence and contains these coding sequences:
- the LOC122085082 gene encoding L-ascorbate oxidase homolog, which encodes MAALHLFLGALACFSVVLVRAEDPYRFFTWEVTYGTISPLGVSQEGILINGQFPGPQIDCITNDNLVINVFNKLDQPILFTWHGVKQRKNSWQDGVLGTNCPIPSNSNFTYHFQAKDQIGTFSYYPSTLMHKAAGGFGGLNIYNRSVITVPYPNPAAEYTLLIGDWYNTSHKVLQQTLDSGKTLSLPNAILINGQKSSSSFTGDQGKTYMFRVSNVGLSTSFNFRIQGHKLKLVECENSHTAQEIYESLDVHVGQSVAVLVTLDQPSKDYFIVASSRFTKPIFTATAVLHYSDSKTKATGPLPVGPTYHIHWSMKQARTIRWNLTANAARPNPQGSYHYGTISISRTIILANSATKLNGKLRYAVNRVSYVNPDTPLKLADYYNISGVYDLNTIQDKPTSGPTYFGTSVIGTTLHDFAEIVFQNNENTIQSWHLDGYDFWTVGFGSKQWTPAMRKRYNLYDAVARYTVQVYPNSWSAILVSLDNKGMWNLRSQIWARQYLGQQLYIRVWNNEQSYYTEYDIPQNAILCGRATGRRI